GATGCCGAGCTCTCGCAGGGCGAAACTCGCGTGGCAGCAGCAGTAGTCGAATTCAATCCCCTGACCGATGCGATTGGGACCGCCCCCCAGGATCATGATCCGTTTTTTGCCGGGCTTTTTGGGCGGGGTCTCATCTTCCTCTTCGTAGGTGGAATAGTAGTAGGGGGTGTAGGCCTCGAATTCCGCGGCGCAGGTATCGACGGCCTTGAAGGTGGCGACAATCCCCCGGCGTTTCCGTTCTTCCCGGATTTCCATCTCGGTGCGGTTCCAGATGACCGCGAGTTGGCGGTCGGAAAACCCATACTGTTTGGCCTGCCGGAGCTTGGGCGTGCTCACCTCGCTGATGTCGCGGTAGCCGCGGAGCTCGTTTTCAAGATCGACAATCTCTTTGATGTTGTGCAAAAACCACGGATCGATGGAAGTGAGTTCGTTCACCTCCTCCACTGACATGCCCGCCTTAAAGGCGTAGCGGATGTACCAGATCCGCTGAGCATTGGGATGGGCCAGTTTATAGCGAATTTCATCGAGCGTGGGCTGCTGCGGAGTGCCCCAGAGGTCCTTCCCGTCGCAACCCAGACCGAACGCCCCCACTTCCAGACCGCGGAGCGCTTTCTGCAGCGATTCCTTGAAAGTGCGGCCAATCGCCATGGTTTCGCCCACGCTTTTCATCTGCGTGGTGAGTGTCGGATCCGCCTCCGGGAATTTCTCAAAAGCGAAGCGGGGAATTTTGGTCACCACGTAGTCGATGGTGGGCTCAAAGCAGGCCTTGGTGAGCCGCGTGATGTCGTTGGCCAGTTCGTGCAGACGGTATCCTACCGCCAGTTTCGCAGCGATCTTGGCGATCGGAAAGCCGGTGGCCTTGGATGCCAACGCACTGGAGCGGCTGACCCGCGGATTCATTTCGATGACCACCATCCGTCCGGTCTTGGGATTGACCGCAAACTGGATATTTGACCCTCCGGTATCCACCCCAATTTCCCGGATCACGGCGATCGCCGCGTCACGCATCCGCTGATATTCCTTGTCCGTCAGGGTTTGTACGGGCGCGACGGTGATGGAATCCCCGGTGTGGATTCCCATGGGATCGAGGTTTTCAATCGAGCAGATGATGACGACGTTGTCGTCCGCGTCCCGCATGACTTCCAGCTCGAACTCTTTCCAGCCAAGCACCGATTCCTCAAGCAGGACTTCATGGATGGGCGAGGCGGTCAGCCCGCGGGTGACGAGGTCCAGAAACTGCTCGCGATTGAACGCTACGCTCGAACCGGTTCCCCCGAGGGTGAAGCTGGGACGCACGACGCAGGGGAGACCAATCTCCTTGAGAACTTCCTGGGCTTCCTCAAGATTGTGAACGGTTCGGCCGCGGCAAACATCCAGACCGATTCGCTCCATTGCCAGTCGAAACCGGTCGCGTTCCTCGGCCTTGGCGATGGCCTCGGCATTGGCTCCGATCATTTCCACCTTGTACTGATCGAGAATCCCGTGGCGGTAGAGATCCATCGCGACGTTCAGACCAGTTTGACCGCCGAGCGTGGGGAGAAGAGCGTCCGGTCGTTCTTTCTCGATGACCTTGGCCACGAATTCCCATGTGATCGGCTCGATATAGGTGCGATGGGCCATTTCCGGATCGGTCATTATGGTGGCCGGGTTGGAGTTGATGAGCACGACCTCGTACCCCTCTTCGCGAAGGGCCTTGCACGCCTGCGATCCGGAATAGTCGAATTCACATGCCTGACCGATAACGATCGGACCAGAACCAATCAGCAGGATTTTGTGGATGTCGTTGCGTCGTGGCACGTCTGTAGTAACCCCCAGGATTGTCTCAGTGGTCTAGCGAACTTCAGAGAAATTTACCAGATAAAAACCGGGCGGCCAGCATGTTACCCACAAGCAATGCGGACAACCCGCCAGTATTTCCGCCATTGGTCCGCCGGTATCATGGGCGAGCTGCAAATTCACGACTGATCGAGAGCCTCCGGTCCGCACCTCCACGTTGCGGTGAGGCGGGGCGCAAATTACTTCATTTATGGACGATCGGCGCAGAATTTCAACCCACCCTTGGGCTGGAATTCAGCTACTTCTGAAATGGCCGAGGGATGAGAATCCTGGTGGGGGACCAAGAACGTTGCTGGTTTTGCTTCTGATGGGTGGGGTGATCCATGAACATTCCGGTAGGGGCAATTCACGAATTGCCCCTTCAACCCACTGCGCCAGAAATGTGTCAGAGGTTTCTACAAAAGTGGGGGTGGCTCAGCCGGGAGACTCGATTGACGGAAGCGGCCAACTCGTCTAGAAAAAATCCGTGCGCCGTCGTGATTGCAGTTTTTAGAGCCATTCCTCTGGAGGAGGGGCTGCACACACGGGGAGGAGCTTTCAGCTGCGCGCCTCCCCGTTGCGGTATGAACGCTGAAAAATTTTTTTGCGCACAGTCAACAAGGCACTGTTTGTTTAATGCATAAGTCCGTGGGGAGACAACTGCCGTGACGGAAAAGCCCTGGGGTGGAGTGTTCCGGGAAGCCACGGATCGTCGTGTGGAACGCTTCACGGAGAGTATCAGCTTCGATCGGCGACTCTATCAGCAGGATATCGCGGGCTCCATGGCCCACGCCAGGATGCTGGCCCAGGTGGGATTGCTTACCCCAGATGAGGCAAATCAGATCATCACAGCACTTCAGGAAATCCGGGAGGAGATTGCCACCGGTCGATTCCCATTCTCGGATGAATGGGAAGACATCCACATGCACATCGAAAAGTCGCTCATCGACCGCCTGGGGGACGTGGGACGAAAATTGCACACAGCCCGCAGCCGCAACGATCAGGTGGCCACAGATTTTCGCCTCTGGGTCCGCGACGCGATTGACGCACTCATTCCGCGCATCCGAGCTGTGCAGGCAGCCTTCGTCGATCGCTGTGAAACCGATTTCGATGTCATTCTTCCGGGTTATACCCATTTGCGACGGGCGCAACCTGTGCTTGCTCCCCACTACTGGTTGGCCTACTGCGAAAAGTTAGAACGCGACGTCGAAAGACTCATGGACTGCCGGAAGCGGGTGAATGTGTGTCCGCTGGGCTCGGCCGCAGTTGCGGGAACGAGCTTGCCCATCGATCGCGAGATGACAGCGAGGGAACTGGGGTTTGACGCACCCAGCCGGAACAGCATCGACGCCACGAGCGACCGCGATTTCGCCGTCGAATTTGTGTTTGCGCTCAGTCTTCTGGCGGTTCATCTCAGTCACTGGGCGGAGGAATGGATCCTCTGGTCCACCACCGAATATGGATTTTTAAAGTTGCCCGAGGGTTTTTGCACGGGCTCATCGATCATGCCTCAGAAGGTAAATCCGGATGTTCTTGAACTCATCCGCGGTAAGACCGCCCGGGTGATTGGGGATTTGCAGATACTGCTTGTGCTCCTCAAAGGTTTGCCGCTGGCCTACAACCGGGATCTTCAGGAAGACAAACCGCCGGTTTTCGACGCCTACGATACGGTGGCGAGTTGCCTGGAGGTGGCTGAACCCCTCATCCGGGGCGCGGAGCTTAATCGTGAGGCGATTGCCGCTCGACTGGAAGAGGGCCACCTGGATGCCACCACATTGATGGAGTACCTGGTATCGCGGGGAATTCCGCAGCGGACGGCCCACGCGATGGTGGGGCAGCTTGTCCGCGAGGCGATGGATCGCAACTGTCGGCTGGCCGACCTGCCACTCGACGTTTTTCGCGCGGTGGAGCCGAATTTGGATTCCCGCGTCTACGGTGTGCTCGGCGTGCGAAATGCCGTCCAGGCCATGCACAGTTATGGCTCGACATCCCCCGATGAGGTGAGGCGGCAGATCGACTGGTGGCGGGAAAAGCTTGCGCAGCGACCGTGAGATCGACGCCTCAAGGCTGCCCGTTGGAGCATCAGGCCTCAGCGGCGAGCAAATCAGCGGAGGTGGCCCGTCCCTCCGGCGGGTGTTTCACCCCGTGTTGCGGCGAATGGCCCTCGGGCTCACCCCACCCGTTGCAATCCTCCAGCCGACGGAAAAATTTCACACCGCGTGAGGGGCTAATTATCATGGAAAGCAGGGCAAAAGTATTTTTCCCTGACCGAGGAGGCCGGGCAAGCGCACTGGCTTGTCTTGAGTCCACGGGACCGCCCGGCAATCAATGGCGATCTGGATCAGATCGATGAGGGTTTTGCGAATGGGTGAGCACCGCCGGCTCCAACGGGTGGCTATTATCGTTGCCATGACGGCAGTCTGCCTGCTCGCTCTTCCCCTGCATGGAGCGAGGGCTGAAGCACCAGGCCGGCCGGTTGCAAACCCAAATCCGGCTCCCACCGACGAGCAGGTGGCTCCCCCGGAAGATCCTGCCGTGGCTGCCATTCTGGCGGCCAATCCATTGACTGCTCGCGAAAGAGTCCGGGCGGCCATTGTGCTTCTAAAACTGGGGCGAGTGGATCTCGCCAAGCAGATGCTCCAGAAAGTCGTGAGCAGTCCCCTCGATCCGGTTACACTCAACGCCCTCCATCAGGAATTTGGCTCGGCGCCTTTTTTTGAATTTGCTTCTCGCCCGGACCTGGCCCCCGAGGGAGGTCAACTGGCCCAGCTTGTATTTGACGCCGTGCGGCAATTTCGAACCGACCCATCGCGTCTGCAATCGCTCGTGGATCGACTTTGTCAGGAAACAGGAGAGGGGTGGGTCCAGGCGGTCCGAGAACTTATCGAGGCAGGAACCCCGGCCACGGTTCCTCTGATCACCGTTCTCCTGGATCCGGCCCGCCTTTCAGTCTGGCCGCGCGTGGAGACGGTGCTCGCCCGCCTCCGCCCGGAATCGGAGGAAGCCCTCATTTCCCTTTTGTTGTCGGTGCCGGAAGAGAAGAAAATGGGGCTCATCCATGCGGTGACGGCTCTTCAGATAAAGTCGGCTGTTCCATACTTACTGGCCACCGCCACCTGCCAAAAGTGTAGCCTCGAGGTCCGCGGCGCGGCCCGAGCGGCCGTGGAAGCCCTTGTGGGGGCGATACCCAGTGCCCGCGATTCGGTGCGGCTCATGATTCGCGAGGCAGAGGCGGTCGTCAAATCGCCGGTACCACTGGGACGTGAGGTGGTGTCGGTTCTTCAATGGGATGCAGCGACAGGGACAGTTGTTTTTCGCCAGATGACGTATGAGCTGTGGCGGAGGGAACGAGCTGCCTATCTGGCGGAGGCGGCCTACGCGCTTTCACAAGATGATCCACAACTCCGCGACCTGGCGGCGGTACTGAATCTGGAAAAACTTGGTTTTGGGCATCGGGAAGAGTGGACGCAAAAGACGGCGCAACCGGGGCAGGATGGTCACGCCCCAACTGAAAGCGCCAGGCCAGCCGACGATTTCGCCGCTGTACATCAGGAGGTGGACCGGGCATTGGCTGCCTTGAAGCCCACTCTCGACGATATGAACCGCTGGCTCGATCGATGCCTGGATCAGGGGTGGAATGCCGGAGCGTGGGCAGCCATCGCGTGGCTGGCGGAGGAGAAGAACCCGGCGGCATTGCAGTCCGGCGCAGTTCCTCCGCTTGTAAAGGCAGCGCGGGCGGCTGACCGGTCGCTTCGCTTCGCCGCTTTGCGGACGGTCCTCGAGCTGGCTCCGGGCGGGGCGTTTCGCGGCAGCAGTTACCTGTGGCAGGAGCTGTTGTTTTTCGCGCGGGGG
This is a stretch of genomic DNA from Thermogutta terrifontis. It encodes these proteins:
- the carB gene encoding carbamoyl-phosphate synthase large subunit; the protein is MPRRNDIHKILLIGSGPIVIGQACEFDYSGSQACKALREEGYEVVLINSNPATIMTDPEMAHRTYIEPITWEFVAKVIEKERPDALLPTLGGQTGLNVAMDLYRHGILDQYKVEMIGANAEAIAKAEERDRFRLAMERIGLDVCRGRTVHNLEEAQEVLKEIGLPCVVRPSFTLGGTGSSVAFNREQFLDLVTRGLTASPIHEVLLEESVLGWKEFELEVMRDADDNVVIICSIENLDPMGIHTGDSITVAPVQTLTDKEYQRMRDAAIAVIREIGVDTGGSNIQFAVNPKTGRMVVIEMNPRVSRSSALASKATGFPIAKIAAKLAVGYRLHELANDITRLTKACFEPTIDYVVTKIPRFAFEKFPEADPTLTTQMKSVGETMAIGRTFKESLQKALRGLEVGAFGLGCDGKDLWGTPQQPTLDEIRYKLAHPNAQRIWYIRYAFKAGMSVEEVNELTSIDPWFLHNIKEIVDLENELRGYRDISEVSTPKLRQAKQYGFSDRQLAVIWNRTEMEIREERKRRGIVATFKAVDTCAAEFEAYTPYYYSTYEEEDETPPKKPGKKRIMILGGGPNRIGQGIEFDYCCCHASFALRELGIESVMVNSNPETVSTDYDTSDLLFFEPLTCEDILNIQDRVQADGVIVQFGGQTPLNLARALQVAGLPIIGTSVDTIEDAEDREKFADVLRRLNLRQPPNAIARTLPEAQLAVQKVGFPVLVRPSFVLGGRAMEICYDMEQFERFVKEAFEAAEGQPVLIDRFLEDATEVDVDAIADGETVVVAGVMEHIEEAGVHSGDSACAIPPYSLPGPVVEEIRQATCLMAKDLQVKGLMNVQFAVKREDGRPVVYVLEVNPRASRTVPFVSKAVGWPLAKSAAKVMVGVSLKEQGWTRAPIPNRVSVKEAVLPFVKFFGVDIVLGPEMKSTGEVMGVSRYFSIAYAKSQIAAGTALPRSGRIFISVADRNKHQIVHLAQRLQSMGYELLATKGTADRLEQAGVKVIRLKKIKEGHPNVVDYILNGDIQLIINTPSGKGARTDEGQIRALAIAQGIPCITTISAAEAAVKAMEAMQENAEFDVEAVQDRFPNYGKPGAY
- the argH gene encoding argininosuccinate lyase, translated to MTEKPWGGVFREATDRRVERFTESISFDRRLYQQDIAGSMAHARMLAQVGLLTPDEANQIITALQEIREEIATGRFPFSDEWEDIHMHIEKSLIDRLGDVGRKLHTARSRNDQVATDFRLWVRDAIDALIPRIRAVQAAFVDRCETDFDVILPGYTHLRRAQPVLAPHYWLAYCEKLERDVERLMDCRKRVNVCPLGSAAVAGTSLPIDREMTARELGFDAPSRNSIDATSDRDFAVEFVFALSLLAVHLSHWAEEWILWSTTEYGFLKLPEGFCTGSSIMPQKVNPDVLELIRGKTARVIGDLQILLVLLKGLPLAYNRDLQEDKPPVFDAYDTVASCLEVAEPLIRGAELNREAIAARLEEGHLDATTLMEYLVSRGIPQRTAHAMVGQLVREAMDRNCRLADLPLDVFRAVEPNLDSRVYGVLGVRNAVQAMHSYGSTSPDEVRRQIDWWREKLAQRP